The Xenorhabdus doucetiae genome has a window encoding:
- the aceK gene encoding bifunctional isocitrate dehydrogenase kinase/phosphatase: METDLAHLIAQTILQGFDAQYGRFLEVTSGAQQRFEQADWPAVQQAMKKRINLYDHHVGLVVEQLKRIHTSLQHDEDDIAEVKAVYTRLLPDYPRFEIAESFFNSVYCRFFKHRNLKPDNLYIFSSQPPARFRHISRPLSRDFLPNGNLASMLRTLLNDLPLRLKWEDLERDIGYITQYLQNTFSQYDLLQSTFQIANELFYRNKAAWLVGKIRMGSMIYPFLLPIHHNESGGIFIDTCLTNHDDASIVFGFARSYFMVYAPLPAALVEWLREILPTKSTAELYMAIGCQKHGKTEYYREYLTFINSTQEQFTIAPGVKGMVMLVFTSSSFDRVFKVIKDKFAPQKEVSEERVQACYRLVKEHDRVGRMADTQEFENFVIAKRHISPELMAELQKEIPEKLEDLGDKILIKHLYMERKMMPLNIYMEHVNEAQLKDVIEEYGNAIKQLAAANIFPGDMLFKNFGVTRHGRVIFYDYDEICYMTEVNFRDIPPPRYPEDELAGEPWYSVAVNDVFPEEFRHFLCTDKRIRCYFEESHRDLFRTDYWRALQERIKNGYVEDVFAYRSRQRFSQRSEIN; this comes from the coding sequence ATGGAAACAGATCTCGCTCATTTAATTGCACAAACCATTTTGCAGGGATTTGATGCGCAATATGGTCGATTTCTGGAAGTCACTTCTGGGGCACAGCAACGTTTTGAACAGGCTGACTGGCCTGCTGTACAACAGGCGATGAAAAAGCGGATTAACTTGTATGATCATCATGTCGGATTGGTGGTGGAGCAGTTGAAGCGTATTCACACTTCATTACAACATGATGAAGATGACATTGCTGAGGTCAAAGCGGTTTATACCCGTTTACTGCCTGACTATCCGCGTTTTGAAATTGCAGAAAGTTTTTTTAATTCGGTTTACTGCCGTTTTTTCAAACATCGTAATTTGAAACCAGACAATCTCTATATATTTTCTTCTCAGCCACCGGCTCGTTTTCGGCATATTTCTCGTCCACTATCACGGGATTTTTTGCCTAATGGTAATCTTGCATCCATGCTGCGAACCCTTTTAAATGATTTGCCATTACGGCTTAAATGGGAGGATTTGGAACGGGATATTGGTTATATCACGCAATATTTGCAGAATACATTTTCCCAATATGATTTATTACAGTCCACGTTCCAAATTGCTAATGAATTGTTTTACCGCAATAAGGCCGCCTGGTTGGTCGGAAAAATCAGAATGGGGTCGATGATTTACCCATTTTTGTTACCGATTCATCACAATGAATCGGGGGGAATTTTTATCGATACCTGTTTGACTAACCACGATGATGCCAGCATTGTTTTTGGTTTTGCCCGCTCCTATTTTATGGTTTACGCCCCTTTGCCTGCGGCTCTGGTTGAGTGGTTGCGTGAAATTCTTCCGACGAAATCCACGGCGGAGTTATACATGGCGATAGGCTGTCAGAAGCATGGTAAGACCGAATATTATCGTGAATATCTGACATTCATTAATTCCACTCAGGAACAGTTTACGATTGCGCCGGGAGTGAAAGGTATGGTGATGCTGGTTTTTACTTCCTCTTCATTTGATCGGGTATTTAAAGTGATTAAAGATAAATTTGCGCCCCAGAAAGAGGTTTCCGAAGAGCGTGTTCAGGCGTGTTACCGTTTGGTAAAAGAGCATGATCGGGTAGGAAGAATGGCTGATACACAGGAATTTGAAAACTTTGTCATTGCTAAACGCCATATCAGCCCTGAATTAATGGCAGAATTGCAAAAAGAGATCCCCGAAAAATTAGAAGACTTGGGCGATAAGATTTTGATAAAGCATCTTTATATGGAACGTAAAATGATGCCGCTAAATATTTATATGGAGCATGTCAATGAGGCGCAATTGAAGGATGTGATCGAAGAATACGGAAATGCGATTAAGCAACTGGCTGCTGCAAATATTTTTCCCGGTGATATGTTGTTTAAAAACTTCGGAGTCACGCGCCACGGAAGGGTGATTTTCTACGATTATGATGAAATCTGTTATATGACCGAAGTGAATTTCCGGGATATTCCTCCGCCCCGCTATCCAGAAGATGAGTTGGCTGGTGAACCTTGGTACAGTGTTGCTGTTAACGATGTTTTCCCAGAAGAATTTCGGCATTTTTTATGTACTGACAAACGTATTCGATGTTATTTCGAAGAAAGTCACCGTGATTTATTTCGAACAGACTACTGGCGGGCATTG
- the aceA gene encoding isocitrate lyase translates to MTISRKQQIAQLEQEWQQPRWKGITRPYSAEDVVKLRGSVNPEHTLAQMGAKKLWKLLNGNSKKGYVNALGALTGGQALQQAKAGIEAVYLSGWQVAADANTAASMYPDQSLYPVDSVPNIVKRINNSFRRADQIQWSNGIDPDSQKYVDYFLPIVADAEAGFGGVLNAFELMKAMIEAGAAAVHFEDQLAAVKKCGHMGGKVLVPTQEAIQKLVAARLAADVSGVPTLLVARTDADAADLLTSDCDPYDRAFITGERTCEGFYCTRAGIEQAISRGLAYAPYADVVWCETSTPDIEAARCFAQAIHAKYPGKLLAYNCSPSFNWKKNLDDKTIASFQDQLSAMGYKFQFITLAGIHSMWFNMFDLAYDYARGEGMKHYVEKVQEQEFAALDRGYTFSSHQQEVGTGYFDKVTTIIQGEGASVTALTGSTEEQQF, encoded by the coding sequence ATGACCATTTCCCGGAAACAACAAATCGCTCAACTGGAACAAGAATGGCAACAACCACGTTGGAAAGGGATTACTCGTCCGTATAGTGCTGAAGATGTGGTTAAGTTGCGTGGTTCGGTCAACCCTGAACACACTTTGGCGCAAATGGGAGCGAAAAAGTTGTGGAAGTTGCTGAATGGTAATTCGAAAAAAGGTTATGTGAACGCGCTTGGTGCGTTGACCGGCGGTCAGGCACTTCAGCAGGCTAAAGCCGGTATTGAGGCGGTTTATCTTTCCGGCTGGCAAGTGGCGGCAGATGCCAATACCGCAGCGAGTATGTACCCTGATCAATCACTGTATCCCGTTGATTCTGTACCTAATATAGTTAAACGTATCAATAACAGCTTCCGTCGTGCCGATCAGATCCAATGGTCAAATGGTATCGATCCCGATAGCCAAAAATATGTTGACTATTTCCTGCCGATTGTCGCGGATGCGGAAGCCGGGTTTGGTGGTGTACTTAACGCATTTGAGCTAATGAAAGCGATGATTGAGGCGGGCGCTGCCGCAGTTCATTTTGAAGACCAACTGGCCGCAGTGAAAAAGTGCGGACACATGGGCGGCAAAGTGTTGGTTCCGACTCAAGAGGCTATTCAGAAGCTGGTGGCTGCCCGGTTGGCGGCGGATGTCTCCGGTGTACCAACCTTGTTAGTGGCACGCACTGACGCAGATGCCGCCGATTTACTGACATCGGATTGTGATCCTTATGACCGTGCGTTCATTACCGGCGAGCGAACCTGTGAAGGTTTCTATTGTACACGTGCTGGCATTGAACAAGCGATCAGCCGTGGACTGGCTTATGCCCCTTACGCCGATGTAGTCTGGTGCGAAACCTCTACACCGGATATTGAAGCCGCCCGCTGTTTTGCGCAAGCCATCCACGCGAAATACCCTGGCAAATTATTGGCGTATAACTGTTCGCCTTCTTTTAACTGGAAAAAGAATCTGGATGATAAAACCATTGCCAGTTTCCAGGATCAGTTATCTGCCATGGGATATAAATTCCAGTTCATCACACTGGCGGGCATCCATAGCATGTGGTTCAACATGTTTGATTTAGCCTACGATTATGCGCGTGGTGAGGGAATGAAACATTATGTTGAAAAAGTTCAGGAACAGGAATTCGCTGCCCTTGATCGTGGTTATACCTTCTCCTCACATCAACAAGAAGTGGGAACAGGATATTTTGATAAAGTGACCACGATTATTCAGGGAGAAGGCGCTTCTGTTACGGCATTAACCGGATCGACAGAAGAACAGCAATTTTAA
- the aceB gene encoding malate synthase A gives MMQQASATKLTFIKPFGEAEKQVLSPESIRFLEDLIVEFSDRRTKLLDARVDWQKKIDNGSLPDFISETTSIRDGNWKIQGIPDDLKDRRVEITGPVERKMVINALNANVKVFMADFEDSLAPAWDKVIQGHINLRDAVNGTISYGNEQGKRYELKADPAVLIARVRGLHLSEKHILYKNEPISGGLFDFALYFYLNHKKLLQKGSGPYFYLPKIQSYHEAQWWSDVFSFAESRFNLPTGTIKATVLIETLPAVFQMDEILYHLRHHIVGLNCGRWDYIFSYIKTLKNHPDRVLPDRQSVTMTQPFLSAYSRLLIKTCHKRGAFAMGGMSAFIPSKDPVQNQQVLDKVRADKELEANNGHDGTWVAHPGLADIVMAVFDTKLGERQNQLTVLREQDETITAEQLLAPCSGERTEAGMRANIRVAVQYIEAWISGNGCVPIYGLMEDAATAEISRTSIWQWIRHEKSLSNGKKVTKELFREMLKEELAVIKQEVGEQGFNQGRFVEAADLMEKITTQDDLIDFLTLPGYQLLD, from the coding sequence ATTATGCAGCAGGCATCAGCAACCAAATTAACTTTTATAAAACCTTTTGGTGAGGCGGAAAAACAGGTGTTATCACCTGAATCAATTCGCTTTTTAGAGGATTTAATCGTTGAATTTTCTGACAGACGCACAAAATTATTGGATGCGCGTGTAGATTGGCAGAAAAAAATTGATAACGGTTCATTACCAGATTTTATTTCGGAAACCACTTCCATTAGAGATGGTAATTGGAAAATTCAGGGAATACCTGATGATCTCAAAGATCGTCGGGTTGAAATAACGGGCCCTGTAGAGCGTAAGATGGTCATCAATGCCCTAAATGCAAATGTGAAAGTATTTATGGCAGATTTTGAGGATTCATTAGCACCTGCATGGGATAAAGTTATCCAGGGACACATTAACTTACGAGATGCTGTTAATGGAACAATCTCATATGGCAATGAGCAGGGTAAACGTTATGAGTTGAAAGCGGACCCCGCAGTATTGATTGCCAGAGTGAGAGGATTGCACCTGTCAGAAAAACACATCCTCTACAAGAATGAACCGATTTCTGGTGGATTGTTTGATTTTGCCCTCTATTTCTATTTGAATCATAAGAAGTTACTGCAAAAAGGCAGTGGCCCTTATTTTTATCTGCCAAAAATACAGAGCTACCATGAGGCACAGTGGTGGAGTGACGTTTTCAGTTTTGCAGAATCACGTTTCAATTTGCCAACAGGCACCATTAAGGCAACGGTTTTGATTGAAACATTGCCGGCTGTATTCCAGATGGATGAAATTCTGTATCACTTGCGTCATCACATCGTTGGCCTAAATTGTGGACGCTGGGATTATATTTTCAGTTATATCAAGACCCTGAAAAACCATCCTGACCGCGTTCTGCCGGATCGCCAATCCGTCACGATGACCCAACCTTTCTTGAGTGCCTATTCTCGCTTGCTGATTAAAACCTGCCATAAACGCGGTGCATTCGCCATGGGAGGCATGTCGGCATTTATTCCTAGTAAAGATCCTGTGCAAAATCAGCAAGTTTTGGACAAAGTCAGGGCGGATAAAGAACTGGAAGCCAATAACGGTCATGATGGTACATGGGTCGCGCATCCGGGGCTTGCAGATATTGTCATGGCGGTCTTTGACACAAAATTGGGAGAGCGTCAAAACCAATTAACCGTTTTACGCGAGCAAGACGAAACGATTACGGCTGAACAATTGCTTGCACCTTGTTCAGGAGAAAGAACAGAAGCAGGAATGCGTGCCAATATTCGTGTTGCTGTTCAATACATAGAAGCCTGGATTTCCGGGAATGGGTGTGTACCGATTTACGGCTTGATGGAAGATGCGGCAACAGCAGAGATTTCCCGAACCTCTATTTGGCAATGGATCCGCCATGAAAAGTCACTCTCTAATGGTAAAAAAGTGACCAAGGAACTGTTCAGAGAAATGTTGAAAGAAGAGCTGGCCGTGATTAAACAGGAAGTCGGGGAGCAGGGCTTTAATCAAGGACGATTTGTAGAGGCTGCTGATTTGATGGAAAAAATTACCACTCAGGACGACTTAATTGATTTCCTAACGTTACCTGGCTATCAGTTACTAGACTAA
- the metA gene encoding homoserine O-acetyltransferase MetA has translation MPIRVPDELPAVNTLRNENIFVMTSTRASIQDIRPLKVLLLNLMPKKIETESQFIRLLSNTPLQIDIQLLRIDSRQCKNTPAEHLDTFYCDFDSIKDQNFDGLIVTGAPLGLVEFEDVVYWHEVERIVTWAKEHVTSTLFVCWAVQAALKVLYHLPKYTRKIKLSGVYSHSTLDPLALLTRGFDETFFAPHSRFADFPESLIREHTDLDILASSEEAGAYLFASKDKRLVFVTGHPEYDVGTLAAEYWRDHAAGLEPELPVNYFPNNDPDSKPVASWRSHGHLLFSNWLNYYVYQITPYDLAVMNPSLD, from the coding sequence ATGCCAATTCGTGTACCAGATGAATTACCTGCAGTGAACACTCTTCGCAATGAAAACATCTTTGTCATGACCTCAACACGGGCCAGTATCCAGGATATTCGGCCATTGAAAGTATTGCTACTTAACCTAATGCCAAAGAAGATAGAAACAGAAAGCCAATTTATTCGGCTATTATCTAACACTCCGCTTCAAATCGATATTCAATTGTTACGTATCGATAGTCGTCAATGTAAAAATACCCCTGCCGAACATTTAGATACCTTTTATTGTGATTTTGATTCAATCAAAGATCAAAATTTCGATGGATTGATTGTCACAGGTGCCCCTTTAGGACTGGTTGAATTTGAGGATGTCGTTTATTGGCATGAGGTTGAAAGAATAGTTACTTGGGCAAAAGAACATGTTACCTCGACGCTTTTTGTTTGTTGGGCAGTTCAAGCTGCATTAAAAGTGCTTTATCACCTGCCTAAATATACCCGAAAAATTAAACTATCTGGTGTTTATTCTCATTCAACTTTAGATCCTTTGGCATTATTAACACGTGGATTTGACGAAACATTTTTTGCCCCTCACTCGCGTTTTGCGGATTTTCCTGAGTCTTTAATTCGTGAACATACAGATTTAGACATTTTAGCCAGTTCAGAAGAGGCGGGCGCCTATTTATTTGCCAGCAAAGACAAAAGATTAGTTTTTGTGACAGGGCATCCTGAATATGACGTAGGGACACTAGCTGCTGAATATTGGCGTGATCACGCCGCTGGTTTGGAACCAGAATTGCCAGTCAATTACTTCCCGAATAACGATCCTGACAGTAAACCTGTTGCGTCTTGGCGTAGTCATGGTCATTTACTCTTTTCAAATTGGTTAAATTATTACGTCTACCAAATTACGCCATACGATCTGGCTGTTATGAATCCCAGCTTAGATTGA